The window AAAGCTTGAATATTTTAACCCCTGCGGGAGTGTAAAGGACAGGATCGGGGTCAGCATGATTGAAGCTGCAGAGAAGGCTGGGACAATAGATAGAGATTCTATCCTTGTCGAGCCCACAAGCGGCAACACAGGTATTGCACTTGCATTTGTCTGTGCAGTAAAAGGATACAGGTTAATCCTTACGATGCCTGAAACTATGAGTATGGAGAGGCGCGGCATGTTGAAGGCATTCGGTGCCGAACTCGTTTTAACACCCGGTACACTCGGTATGAAAGGGGCTATAGAAAAAGCGGAAGAGCTGGTAAAGGAAAATCCAAAGACGATTATGTTACAGCAGTTTAAAAATCCTGCAAACCCTGAGGCCCATAGAAAAACCACAGCAGAAGAGATATGGAGGGATACTGATGGCCTCGTTGATGCCCTCGTTGCAGGCGTTGGAACAGGCGGCACGATTACAGGTGTGGGGGAAATAATAAAGAAGAAAAAACCCACATTCAAGGTAATAGCGGTAGAACCTGAAGCTTCACCTGTTCTCTCAGGAGGTTCACCCGGTCCCCATAAGATACAGGGCATCGGTGCTGGCTTTGTTCCTGAGGTATTAGACCGGCAGATTATAGACAGGGTCATCAAGGTCACAAACGACAGCGCCTTTGAAACTGCACGGAGGCTTACTAAGGAAGAAGGGATATTCTGTGGCATATCGTCAGGTGCAGCTATGTGGGCAGCCCTGAAGATTGCAAAGGAAGAGGAGTTTAAGGGAAAATTGATTGTGGTTATAATACCTGACCTTGGTGACAGGTATCTTTCGACAGAATT is drawn from Pseudomonadota bacterium and contains these coding sequences:
- the cysK gene encoding cysteine synthase A, with product MRIADDITKLVGNTPLVRINKLTKGLGAEVLVKLEYFNPCGSVKDRIGVSMIEAAEKAGTIDRDSILVEPTSGNTGIALAFVCAVKGYRLILTMPETMSMERRGMLKAFGAELVLTPGTLGMKGAIEKAEELVKENPKTIMLQQFKNPANPEAHRKTTAEEIWRDTDGLVDALVAGVGTGGTITGVGEIIKKKKPTFKVIAVEPEASPVLSGGSPGPHKIQGIGAGFVPEVLDRQIIDRVIKVTNDSAFETARRLTKEEGIFCGISSGAAMWAALKIAKEEEFKGKLIVVIIPDLGDRYLSTE